The DNA sequence TGAGCACGCATAGCCTTTCCGGCTTCTGTTATCATTTCAAAAGACTGCGCTAGAGTTGCAACACCGGCGTTCAACTGCAGCAAAGCAGCATTACGCGCGAACAAGTCGCGCGCAAAGGCTTCCCCATCACCTGCTGTATATCCATGCTTCTTTGCCAGCGGTTTAAGTAGATAGGCGAGGCGTTCGTGATCGAATCTATATTCATTGCGAGCAGCGTCAGCAATCATGTTTGCGATCAGGTCAGGATCTTCACCGAGCCGGATAAGATCATAAATAGTTCGTTCCAGAGTGGTTACTGGCACGTGCTCGACCAGAATAATATCTTTCGAATCAATCTCCTGACGAAAATAACGGATATCATCACGTGTGGTTTGTTTACGCACAGACAGCGTGAACGTATACGGAGAAGCATGAAAATCCCCAACACCATGCATATAGGCCGCAGTTCTGCCAGAAATAACCGCATCAAAGTACGGTTTGTTGAGCCGATCGTAAACTGTTTCTTTTGGAAAGACCGATAGCCACGCAGCCTTGACATCAGCATGCGAGGTTTGGTTACCAGACACATACTGGTACACGCCATAGGTCAGCTCTTCTACACGACCTGCATCGCGGAGTCGAGAGATTTGATTACGCCGCACTCCCATTTGTTGAGCTTGTGCAGTAGTGAACATACCCCACTGCGACATTGCTAGATTTTCAAGCTCTACCACACACACCACCTAATACTGCTTTCGTTTACATATCGTAAACGATTTAAGTATAGCAAAACAATAGCCTTGTGCCTTTTCGCCACGAATCCATCGATTTTAACTCAAGACCACGGCCACACTATCCGTCCCTTGCGCCTACCGCCCGTCCTGCTGTTCACATGTGGAACATTAGGGAAATGCTAACTGAAGTACCCCAGGTTTTGTTGCGTTTGAGTAGATGGGCATAGTCTGGGTGGGTGCAAGAACTTTGATCAGGATGCGAAGGATCGCGTCGTGCGCTTGGTAGAAGACCGTATTGTGGCGGAGAATGTTTCCTTGCAAGAAGCGTGCAAGATTGTGGCACCGAAACTAGGTGTTTTTGGCACACTGCTCGGCAATGGACTCAGGTAGCTCGCCGCGGAAGGGGCGCGTTCTTGAACGCATTGGTGTGGCCTAGTTTTTCGGGCCAGTTGGCTTAAGAGTTGACCGTGTTTTCCTGTTTGCATTGTTCCGCATATTGTCGTGGGCTGAGGTAGCCTAGCGAGGAATGTGGGTGGAAGTTATTGTAGTGCCATGACCAGTGAGCCACTACCGTGTGGGCGTGTTCTAAGTTCTCGATGCAATTATCTTCAAGAAGCTCGTCTCGCATTCGGTTGTGAAACGATTCAACAAACCCGTTATGTCAAGGCTGACCGGGTGGAATAAACGTCTGAAGCGTCTCATCCTCACCAGCCCATTCATGTAAGGCTTGAGAGATGAATTCAGGTCCGTTATCCATCCGGATCACCCGTGGCCTGCCACCATGATCGAGCGAGGCCAGAT is a window from the Arcanobacterium buesumense genome containing:
- a CDS encoding type IV toxin-antitoxin system AbiEi family antitoxin domain-containing protein, whose protein sequence is MVELENLAMSQWGMFTTAQAQQMGVRRNQISRLRDAGRVEELTYGVYQYVSGNQTSHADVKAAWLSVFPKETVYDRLNKPYFDAVISGRTAAYMHGVGDFHASPYTFTLSVRKQTTRDDIRYFRQEIDSKDIILVEHVPVTTLERTIYDLIRLGEDPDLIANMIADAARNEYRFDHERLAYLLKPLAKKHGYTAGDGEAFARDLFARNAALLQLNAGVATLAQSFEMITEAGKAMRAQHNMLKDSAEAIAKTTGLYSESYRSLMRTLSMASEIQGWFKSLELGKETMEALNASFRQSTPDFSQLNAILGKKSADD
- a CDS encoding integrase catalytic domain-containing protein, producing the protein MCNIIDQYTREHVAFAIDDRLDAASVIELLDLASLDHGGRPRVIRMDNGPEFISQALHEWAGEDETLQTFIPPGQP